Proteins encoded together in one Deinococcus irradiatisoli window:
- the pstS gene encoding phosphate ABC transporter substrate-binding protein PstS: MKKILNLGLGLMLLTVSAASAATITGAGSSFVYPLYTKMFAEYKKDHNVDVNYQSVGSGAGQQQIIARTVDFGASDNPMSDEAMKPAPGKLLQIPTAIGAVVPAYNLPGVSTKLNFTGKLLADIYLGKVKLWNDAAIKKLNPDVTLPGLPITVARRSDGSGTTAVFTDYLSKVSSEWKSKVGSANSVQWPVGVGGKGNDGVAGIVKSTPGAIGYVELTYAKQNNLLFGAVQNRAGKFIVADNGPAANAAQGVVIPADTRVSITNSANPAAYPISSFTYVIFYQDQKYANRSQADAKELKDLLNWMVTTGQQYNEPLDYAKLPSSVVNKAKALINSINYGGAKL, translated from the coding sequence ATGAAGAAGATTTTGAACCTGGGCCTCGGCCTGATGCTGCTCACCGTCAGCGCCGCTTCCGCCGCCACCATCACCGGCGCCGGCAGCTCGTTTGTCTATCCGCTTTACACCAAGATGTTCGCCGAGTACAAAAAAGACCACAACGTCGACGTGAACTACCAGTCGGTCGGCTCTGGCGCCGGCCAGCAGCAGATCATCGCCCGCACGGTGGATTTCGGCGCCAGCGACAACCCCATGTCCGACGAGGCCATGAAGCCCGCCCCCGGCAAGCTGCTGCAGATTCCCACCGCCATCGGCGCGGTGGTCCCGGCCTACAACCTGCCCGGCGTGAGCACCAAGCTCAACTTCACCGGCAAGCTGCTGGCCGACATCTACCTCGGCAAAGTCAAGCTGTGGAACGACGCGGCCATCAAGAAGCTCAACCCCGACGTGACCCTGCCGGGCCTGCCGATCACGGTGGCCCGCCGCTCGGACGGCTCGGGCACCACCGCCGTGTTCACCGACTACCTCAGCAAGGTCAGCAGCGAGTGGAAGAGCAAGGTCGGCAGCGCCAACAGCGTGCAGTGGCCGGTGGGCGTGGGCGGGAAGGGCAACGACGGCGTGGCCGGCATCGTCAAGAGCACGCCCGGCGCCATCGGCTACGTCGAGCTGACCTACGCCAAGCAGAACAACCTGCTGTTCGGTGCGGTGCAAAACCGGGCCGGCAAGTTCATCGTGGCCGACAACGGCCCCGCCGCCAACGCCGCCCAGGGCGTGGTGATTCCCGCCGACACCCGCGTGAGCATCACCAACAGCGCCAACCCCGCCGCCTACCCGATCTCGAGCTTTACCTACGTGATCTTCTACCAGGACCAGAAGTACGCCAACCGCAGCCAGGCCGACGCCAAGGAGCTCAAGGACCTGCTGAACTGGATGGTCACCACCGGGCAGCAGTACAACGAGCCGCTCGACTACGCCAAGCTTCCCAGCAGCGTGGTGAACAAGGCCAAGGCCCTGATCAACAGCATCAACTACGGCGGCGCCAAGCTCTAA
- the pstC gene encoding phosphate ABC transporter permease subunit PstC, protein MHETVPRKVTLPKLGSRGDGVFRTVILGLSLIIALTFVLSIVLLGQQSWPAIQKFGLGFLTTNVWNPVTSEYGALSLVMGTLLTSFLALVISVPLAIASSLFVAEYAPKWLANPVGYLVELLAAVPSVVYGLWALFALKPLFQQVQLALYTDYPDLTAHCAELFNAGRTSLPCFVMPQVPTGLGFLLAVTILAIMILPFTASVARDVIRLVPADQREAMYALGATKWEVIRLAILPYARAGILGGVILALGRALGETLAVAMVIGNTPEVIKSIWAPTATMASMIANQFGDAQEGLQRASVVALGLTLFFVSVFVNLIARTLIVRLTPKGL, encoded by the coding sequence ATGCATGAAACAGTGCCCAGAAAAGTCACGCTCCCGAAGCTCGGTTCCAGAGGTGACGGCGTCTTCCGCACGGTGATTCTCGGTCTGTCGCTGATCATCGCCCTGACCTTCGTGCTGAGCATCGTGCTGCTGGGCCAGCAGTCGTGGCCGGCCATTCAGAAGTTCGGCCTGGGTTTTCTGACCACCAACGTCTGGAATCCGGTGACCAGCGAGTACGGCGCCCTGAGCCTGGTGATGGGCACCTTGCTGACCAGCTTTCTGGCCCTGGTCATCAGCGTGCCGCTGGCGATCGCTTCCTCGCTGTTCGTGGCCGAGTACGCGCCGAAGTGGCTGGCCAACCCGGTGGGCTACCTCGTCGAGCTGCTGGCCGCCGTACCGAGCGTGGTGTACGGGCTGTGGGCACTGTTCGCGCTCAAGCCGCTGTTTCAGCAGGTGCAGCTGGCGCTCTACACCGACTATCCCGACCTCACCGCCCACTGCGCCGAGCTGTTCAACGCCGGGCGCACTTCCCTGCCGTGTTTCGTGATGCCGCAGGTGCCCACCGGCCTGGGGTTTCTCCTGGCCGTGACCATCCTGGCGATCATGATTCTGCCGTTCACCGCCTCGGTGGCCCGCGACGTGATCCGGCTGGTGCCGGCCGACCAGCGCGAAGCGATGTACGCGCTGGGCGCCACGAAATGGGAAGTCATCCGGCTGGCGATCTTGCCCTACGCCCGCGCCGGCATTCTCGGCGGCGTGATTCTGGCGCTGGGCCGGGCGCTGGGCGAAACCCTGGCGGTGGCGATGGTGATCGGCAACACCCCCGAGGTCATCAAGAGCATCTGGGCGCCCACCGCCACCATGGCCTCGATGATCGCCAACCAGTTCGGTGACGCCCAGGAAGGCCTCCAGCGGGCCAGCGTGGTGGCCCTGGGCCTGACCCTGTTTTTCGTCAGCGTGTTCGTCAACCTGATCGCCCGCACCCTGATCGTGCGCCTGACGCCCAAAGGCCTCTAA
- the gcvH gene encoding glycine cleavage system protein GcvH, translated as MNTPSELRYAPSHEWLSDDGTVGISDFAQDQLGDVVYVELPEVGREVQAGETVAVVESVKTASDIYAPASGTITAVNEALAGSPELVNGDCYGEGWLFKLDVTAESGDLLDAASYEAANS; from the coding sequence ATGAACACCCCTTCTGAACTCAGGTACGCCCCCAGCCACGAATGGCTTTCCGACGACGGCACGGTGGGCATTTCCGACTTCGCGCAGGACCAGCTCGGCGACGTGGTGTACGTGGAATTGCCGGAAGTGGGCCGCGAGGTGCAGGCCGGCGAAACGGTGGCGGTGGTCGAGAGCGTCAAGACCGCTTCGGACATCTACGCCCCGGCCAGCGGCACCATCACGGCCGTGAACGAGGCGCTAGCCGGTTCGCCGGAGCTCGTCAACGGCGACTGCTACGGCGAGGGCTGGCTGTTCAAGCTCGACGTGACGGCAGAAAGCGGCGACCTGCTCGACGCGGCCAGCTACGAAGCGGCCAACAGCTGA
- the pstA gene encoding phosphate ABC transporter permease PstA, whose protein sequence is MGVLIALGTLLVVAPLILIFGFLLIKGLGALNLDFFLKNPAPEGESGGGWANAISGSLVILAMAAVLGVTVGVSGGIFLAEFPRHRLMPTIRMLSDVLSGIPAIVMGLVVYALVVRPMGHFSALAGGVALGLLMVPIVVRTTEEVLKLVPLSVREAGLALGLPQWKVILSIVLPAASGGIITGLMLALARVAGEAAPLLFTAFGSNLVNLNPLQPTSALPLEIYKGATSAYDENQRLAQAGALLLITLIFVTSLLARAANRRR, encoded by the coding sequence ATGGGCGTGTTGATCGCCCTGGGCACCCTGCTGGTGGTGGCGCCGCTGATCCTGATTTTCGGCTTTCTGCTGATCAAGGGGCTGGGAGCGCTCAACCTCGATTTCTTCCTCAAGAACCCGGCCCCCGAGGGAGAATCCGGCGGCGGCTGGGCCAACGCCATTTCCGGCTCGCTGGTCATTCTGGCGATGGCCGCCGTGCTGGGCGTCACGGTGGGCGTGTCGGGCGGCATCTTTCTGGCCGAGTTCCCGCGCCACCGCCTGATGCCCACCATCCGGATGCTCAGCGACGTGCTCAGCGGCATTCCGGCCATCGTGATGGGGCTGGTGGTCTACGCGCTGGTGGTGCGCCCGATGGGCCACTTCAGCGCGCTGGCCGGCGGCGTGGCGCTGGGCCTCTTGATGGTGCCGATCGTCGTTCGCACCACCGAGGAAGTGCTCAAACTGGTGCCGCTGTCGGTGCGCGAAGCCGGGCTGGCGCTGGGATTGCCACAGTGGAAGGTCATTCTGAGCATCGTGCTGCCGGCGGCCAGCGGCGGCATCATCACCGGCCTGATGCTGGCGCTGGCCCGCGTGGCCGGTGAAGCCGCGCCGCTGCTGTTTACGGCCTTCGGCAGCAACCTCGTCAACCTCAATCCGCTGCAACCCACCAGCGCTCTGCCGCTGGAAATCTACAAGGGCGCCACCAGCGCCTACGACGAGAACCAGCGTCTGGCCCAGGCCGGCGCGCTGCTGCTGATCACCCTGATCTTCGTGACCTCGCTGCTGGCCCGCGCCGCCAACAGAAGACGCTAA
- a CDS encoding phosphate signaling complex PhoU family protein produces MTTRLQAPLPLRAQLTARFLRMLSIALEQVSLLERAAGRGAFGGLAARTAELERETDVLEIELEDLCLCALAQPLSDADLHFYVMVFRSLADLERVGDYGQQIGRDLEALAPLVQTAALQDVLPIARLLASMLERLAYAFAERDLGGVRDVIRLDFEQVDALYEQLQRASLTRILENPEDLGAALTATRMARSLERLGDHVVNVAERLEANMVQAGD; encoded by the coding sequence ATGACCACCCGCCTGCAGGCGCCGCTTCCTCTCCGGGCGCAACTGACCGCCCGATTTCTGCGCATGCTGAGTATCGCGCTCGAACAGGTCTCGCTGCTCGAACGGGCGGCGGGCCGGGGCGCCTTTGGCGGCTTGGCCGCCCGCACCGCCGAACTCGAGCGCGAAACCGACGTTCTGGAAATCGAACTCGAAGACCTGTGTTTGTGCGCCCTGGCGCAGCCCCTCAGCGACGCCGACCTGCACTTCTACGTGATGGTGTTTCGCAGCCTGGCCGATCTGGAACGGGTCGGCGACTACGGCCAGCAGATCGGGCGCGACCTCGAAGCGCTGGCCCCGCTGGTGCAGACGGCGGCGCTGCAAGACGTCCTGCCGATCGCCCGCCTGCTCGCCAGCATGCTGGAGCGCCTGGCCTACGCGTTTGCCGAGCGCGACCTCGGCGGCGTGCGCGACGTGATCAGGCTCGATTTCGAGCAGGTGGACGCCCTGTACGAGCAGCTCCAGCGCGCCTCGCTGACCCGCATCCTGGAAAACCCCGAGGACCTCGGCGCGGCGCTGACCGCCACCCGGATGGCCCGCAGCCTGGAGCGCCTGGGCGACCATGTGGTGAACGTGGCCGAGCGGCTGGAAGCCAACATGGTGCAGGCCGGCGACTGA
- the gcvT gene encoding glycine cleavage system aminomethyltransferase GcvT: MDNAAQTELRRTPLHAAHLRAGARMVPFGGWDMPVQYAGVKAEHQAVRQGAGVFDVSHMGEFRVTGPGAEAFLQYVTTNDVSKLRPGRAQYNWLPGEAGGLVDDIYIYRVAQEEFLLVVNAANIGKDWAHLQAQVGRYDAQLSDESDQWGLLAVQGPRAEQLLQPHADTDLSARKKNSFFQTQLFGLPVWLARTGYTGEDGFEVFVAAEQAEKMWEQLLGAGLTPAGLGARDTLRLEAGFPLYGHEFSESIHPLSSSYSWVVKDKEHLGRHHIAAPTPHKLIGLVLDKVPVREGYPVRLGGVQVGVVTSGSSSPTLGHPIAMALVDAEHAGAEEYEVEVRGKAHPARRSQLPFYKKA, encoded by the coding sequence ATGGACAATGCAGCACAAACAGAGTTGCGGCGCACCCCGCTGCACGCTGCCCACCTGCGGGCCGGCGCCCGCATGGTGCCGTTCGGCGGCTGGGACATGCCGGTGCAGTACGCCGGGGTCAAGGCCGAGCACCAGGCGGTGCGCCAGGGCGCGGGTGTTTTCGACGTGTCGCACATGGGCGAGTTCCGGGTCACCGGTCCCGGCGCCGAGGCCTTCTTGCAGTACGTGACCACCAACGATGTCAGCAAACTCAGGCCCGGCCGCGCCCAGTACAACTGGCTGCCGGGCGAAGCGGGCGGCCTCGTCGACGACATTTATATCTACCGGGTGGCGCAGGAGGAATTCCTGCTGGTGGTCAACGCCGCCAATATCGGTAAGGACTGGGCGCACCTGCAGGCCCAGGTCGGCCGGTACGACGCCCAGCTGAGCGACGAGTCCGACCAGTGGGGCCTGCTGGCGGTGCAGGGACCGCGCGCCGAGCAGCTGCTGCAACCGCACGCCGACACCGACCTGAGCGCCCGGAAGAAAAACAGCTTCTTCCAGACCCAGCTCTTCGGCCTGCCGGTGTGGCTGGCGCGCACCGGCTACACCGGCGAGGACGGCTTCGAGGTGTTCGTGGCGGCCGAGCAGGCCGAAAAGATGTGGGAGCAGCTGCTCGGCGCGGGACTGACCCCGGCGGGCCTGGGCGCGCGCGACACCCTGCGGCTCGAGGCCGGCTTTCCACTCTACGGCCACGAATTTTCCGAGAGCATTCACCCGCTGAGCAGCAGTTACAGCTGGGTGGTCAAAGACAAGGAGCACCTGGGCCGCCACCACATCGCCGCCCCGACACCGCACAAACTGATCGGGCTGGTGCTCGACAAAGTACCGGTGCGCGAGGGCTACCCGGTGCGGCTCGGCGGCGTGCAGGTGGGCGTGGTGACCAGCGGCAGCAGCAGCCCCACGCTGGGCCACCCGATCGCCATGGCGCTGGTAGACGCCGAGCACGCCGGGGCCGAGGAGTACGAGGTGGAGGTGCGCGGCAAGGCGCACCCGGCGCGGCGCAGCCAGCTGCCGTTTTACAAGAAGGCCTAA
- a CDS encoding serine hydrolase domain-containing protein — protein sequence MFGPAPERQLARQFEQHFTDVRAEHLSAVLRQVLRPGGVVAASQGGVRLVRGLHQRPTQSFEIASVTKPFTAALAFALAGEGRLELDGPLSRQLAGFRGYAPHVTPRALLTHTAGLPLHPLRSVLGTLSDFHDPYGRFSAEGVLASGRRWSWLGRSQAGRLAYSNFGYGLLALALSEAAGEPYPAALRRWLLGPLELHHTDFAPRTPLALPRGLLGSGKVSGFGGLTGAGGLYSTADDLLTFGEAHLSGALRGWSTLHQPPGCPPGLLGVAGGWFVTRWRREAVWWHDGVARGTRAALGFSPDTGRVAAVLVGSGVPLWGRRAGPSTVLSELLSPGR from the coding sequence GTGTTCGGCCCGGCCCCCGAACGGCAGCTGGCCCGCCAGTTCGAGCAGCATTTCACCGACGTCCGGGCCGAACACCTGAGCGCGGTGCTGCGGCAGGTGCTGCGGCCCGGCGGCGTGGTGGCCGCCTCACAGGGAGGCGTGCGGCTGGTGCGGGGCCTTCATCAGCGCCCGACACAGAGCTTCGAGATCGCCAGCGTCACCAAACCGTTCACGGCGGCGCTGGCCTTTGCGCTGGCCGGCGAGGGCCGCCTGGAGCTGGACGGACCGCTCTCGCGGCAGCTGGCCGGCTTCCGGGGCTATGCGCCGCACGTGACTCCCCGCGCCCTGCTGACGCACACCGCCGGATTGCCACTGCATCCGCTGCGCAGCGTGCTGGGCACCCTGAGCGATTTTCACGATCCGTATGGCCGCTTCTCGGCCGAAGGCGTGCTGGCCTCGGGACGGCGCTGGAGCTGGCTGGGCCGGTCGCAGGCCGGGCGGCTGGCCTACTCGAATTTCGGCTACGGGCTGCTGGCCCTGGCCCTCTCCGAAGCGGCTGGCGAACCCTACCCGGCCGCGCTGCGCCGCTGGCTGCTGGGCCCGCTGGAGCTGCACCATACCGACTTCGCGCCGCGCACGCCGCTGGCCCTGCCGCGCGGCCTTCTGGGCAGCGGCAAGGTCAGCGGTTTCGGCGGCCTGACCGGCGCGGGGGGGCTCTACAGCACCGCCGACGACCTGCTGACATTCGGCGAAGCGCACCTGAGCGGCGCCCTGCGCGGCTGGAGCACCCTCCACCAGCCGCCGGGCTGCCCGCCAGGACTGCTGGGCGTGGCCGGCGGCTGGTTCGTGACCCGGTGGCGCCGGGAAGCGGTGTGGTGGCACGACGGCGTGGCGCGCGGCACCCGGGCGGCGCTGGGCTTTTCGCCGGACACCGGGCGGGTGGCGGCGGTGCTGGTGGGCAGCGGCGTACCGCTGTGGGGCCGCCGGGCCGGGCCGTCGACGGTGCTCAGCGAGTTGCTCTCGCCCGGGCGCTAG
- the pstB gene encoding phosphate ABC transporter ATP-binding protein PstB — translation MTQLLTARNVDVYYGSKQAVKKVNLDVEQGTVSALIGPSGCGKTTFLRAINRMHDLTPGARVEGELRLDGQDIYASGIDPVEVRRRVGMVFQKPNPFPTMSVFDNVVSGLKLAGMRDQKMLSEIAERSLRGAALWEEVKDRLKAPATGLSGGQQQRLCIARALAVQPEILLMDEPTSALDPASTAKIEDLMGELKKVTTIIIVTHNMHQAARVSDTTSFFLNGDLVEHGPTDQMFTSPRDERTEAYVTGRFG, via the coding sequence ATGACCCAGCTTCTCACCGCCCGCAACGTGGACGTCTATTACGGCAGCAAACAAGCGGTCAAGAAAGTCAACCTCGATGTCGAGCAAGGCACCGTCAGCGCCCTGATCGGGCCGTCGGGCTGCGGCAAGACCACCTTCCTGCGGGCCATCAACCGCATGCACGACCTGACCCCCGGCGCCCGCGTCGAGGGCGAGTTGCGCCTCGACGGCCAGGACATCTACGCCAGCGGCATCGATCCGGTGGAGGTGCGCCGCCGGGTGGGCATGGTCTTTCAAAAGCCCAATCCCTTTCCCACCATGAGTGTCTTCGACAATGTGGTCAGCGGTCTGAAGCTCGCCGGCATGCGCGACCAGAAAATGCTCAGCGAGATCGCCGAGCGCTCGCTGCGCGGCGCGGCGCTGTGGGAGGAAGTCAAGGACCGCCTGAAAGCCCCGGCCACCGGCCTCTCGGGTGGGCAGCAGCAGCGGCTGTGCATCGCCCGCGCCCTGGCGGTGCAGCCGGAAATCCTCCTCATGGATGAACCGACCTCGGCGCTCGATCCGGCCAGCACCGCCAAGATCGAGGATTTGATGGGTGAACTCAAGAAAGTCACCACCATCATCATCGTGACCCACAACATGCACCAGGCCGCCCGCGTCTCGGACACCACCAGCTTCTTTCTCAACGGTGACCTCGTCGAGCACGGCCCGACCGACCAGATGTTCACCTCGCCGCGCGACGAGCGCACCGAGGCGTATGTCACCGGACGCTTCGGCTAG
- a CDS encoding transglycosylase domain-containing protein: protein MRFLLRILSALLILAALVGVAAGGMWYLWERDLPSVADLDVLEFSGTTRVYDRQNKLVATLTPALTSGQSVNRNLLPLNQISSWARKAVITSEDRRFYDHGGVDVLGIARGLLKGIFQNDLEGGSSITQQVVKNTLLTNLKSARTPERKFKEAVLAYQLEDQFSKDQILNAYLNVIYWGDGGKNDIIGIGSAAQAYFRKPASQLNLAESAYLAVLIPAPNTRYKDFTGFRPLMKDLLTRMVQDGRATQAEADAAWRQPIYPSGWRIGWGENGKVLSATLERPQSLYDNTPAAQVPPAFHFMQALEQQLAEQIGRKALYGGGKVYATLDLQDQRAAERASLNAQLPDGATLGIALLDPMNGEVRALVGQKLTGGRPADWNNAVQARRQVGSSVKPLLYTLALSQGWKQSDTVLDSPLSGDYQPQNYDGRWTGRQVTLRYALDHSLNLPTVRLGQQVGMDKFEDKLRDLGMTPPTDAGLSLSIGTLEASPLQMAAAYAPFANGGVYYAPSLVRRVEDARGKVIYARPAPTAKRVWDAQTAWLGLDMIRGVVNDLDRFQGGLGYNARIEGREVAGKTGTTNDIKDLWFVGTTPTLTGAVWVGKQEGGSLPAWAYSGTIPAPIWQQAVAGSLEGTPVAAFKEPPGIEYAVVRRVNMAFRTQPPAPAQPQTAAEPVPASAAQTSPAQTSTPATSQAAGASSQTTPDASAPASAYPQPEDLVPSTPQTGTAADPTFPDEAASDPDVDFQGNQGEVQIVPQGDSSGTSSSLAPPEAPPGN from the coding sequence ATGCGCTTTTTGCTCCGAATCCTCAGCGCTCTCCTGATCCTGGCCGCCCTGGTCGGCGTGGCGGCCGGCGGGATGTGGTACCTCTGGGAACGCGACCTGCCCAGCGTGGCCGATCTCGACGTGCTGGAATTCAGCGGCACCACCCGCGTCTATGACCGCCAGAACAAACTGGTCGCCACCCTGACGCCCGCCCTGACCAGCGGCCAGAGCGTCAACCGCAACCTGCTGCCACTGAACCAGATCAGCTCGTGGGCGCGCAAGGCGGTGATCACCAGTGAGGACCGGCGCTTTTACGACCACGGCGGGGTGGACGTGTTGGGCATCGCGCGCGGCCTGCTCAAGGGCATTTTCCAGAACGACCTGGAAGGCGGCTCCTCGATTACCCAGCAGGTCGTGAAAAACACCTTGCTGACCAACCTCAAGAGCGCCCGCACCCCGGAGCGCAAGTTCAAGGAAGCGGTGCTGGCCTACCAGCTCGAAGACCAGTTTTCCAAGGACCAGATCCTCAACGCCTACCTCAACGTCATCTACTGGGGCGACGGCGGCAAGAACGACATCATCGGCATCGGCTCGGCGGCGCAGGCGTATTTCCGCAAGCCCGCTTCTCAGCTCAACTTGGCCGAGAGCGCTTACCTGGCGGTGCTGATTCCCGCGCCCAACACCCGCTACAAGGACTTCACCGGCTTCCGGCCGCTGATGAAAGACCTGCTCACCCGCATGGTGCAAGATGGCCGCGCCACCCAGGCCGAGGCTGACGCCGCCTGGCGCCAGCCGATCTACCCCTCGGGCTGGCGCATCGGCTGGGGAGAGAACGGGAAGGTGCTCTCGGCCACGCTGGAGCGGCCCCAGAGCTTGTACGACAACACCCCGGCAGCGCAGGTGCCGCCCGCCTTTCACTTCATGCAGGCCCTGGAGCAGCAGCTCGCCGAACAGATCGGCCGCAAGGCGCTTTACGGCGGCGGCAAGGTCTACGCCACCCTCGATTTGCAAGACCAGCGCGCCGCCGAGCGCGCCAGCCTGAATGCCCAGCTGCCCGACGGCGCCACCCTGGGCATCGCCCTGCTCGACCCCATGAACGGCGAGGTGCGCGCGCTGGTGGGCCAAAAACTCACCGGGGGCCGCCCGGCCGACTGGAACAACGCGGTGCAGGCCCGGCGTCAGGTGGGCAGCAGCGTCAAACCGCTGCTCTACACCCTGGCGCTCTCGCAGGGCTGGAAGCAGTCCGACACCGTGCTCGACTCGCCGCTGAGCGGCGATTACCAGCCGCAGAACTACGACGGGCGCTGGACCGGGCGGCAGGTGACGCTGCGCTACGCCCTGGACCACTCGCTGAACCTGCCCACCGTGCGGCTGGGGCAGCAGGTCGGCATGGACAAGTTTGAGGACAAGCTGCGCGACCTCGGCATGACCCCGCCCACCGACGCCGGCCTCTCGCTGAGCATCGGCACCCTGGAAGCCAGCCCGCTGCAGATGGCCGCCGCCTACGCCCCGTTTGCCAACGGCGGGGTGTACTACGCGCCGAGTCTGGTGCGCCGGGTCGAGGACGCGCGCGGCAAGGTGATCTACGCCCGCCCGGCCCCCACCGCCAAGCGCGTCTGGGACGCCCAGACCGCCTGGCTGGGCCTGGACATGATTCGCGGCGTGGTAAACGACCTCGACCGCTTTCAGGGCGGCCTGGGCTACAACGCCCGCATCGAGGGCCGCGAGGTGGCCGGCAAGACCGGCACCACCAACGACATCAAGGACCTGTGGTTCGTCGGCACCACGCCCACGCTCACCGGGGCCGTCTGGGTAGGCAAGCAGGAAGGCGGCTCGCTGCCGGCCTGGGCCTACAGCGGCACCATTCCGGCGCCGATCTGGCAGCAGGCGGTGGCCGGCTCGCTGGAGGGCACCCCGGTCGCCGCCTTCAAGGAACCGCCCGGCATCGAGTACGCGGTGGTGCGCCGGGTCAACATGGCCTTTCGCACCCAGCCGCCGGCGCCGGCCCAGCCGCAGACTGCGGCCGAACCGGTCCCGGCGTCGGCGGCCCAGACGTCACCGGCCCAGACCTCCACCCCGGCCACGTCCCAGGCCGCCGGCGCCTCCAGCCAGACCACACCCGACGCTTCGGCGCCGGCCAGCGCCTATCCGCAGCCCGAGGACTTGGTGCCGAGCACGCCGCAGACCGGCACCGCCGCCGATCCCACCTTTCCCGATGAGGCCGCGTCTGATCCGGACGTGGACTTTCAGGGCAACCAGGGCGAGGTGCAGATCGTGCCGCAGGGTGATTCCTCCGGCACGTCCAGTTCGCTGGCTCCCCCCGAAGCGCCGCCGGGCAACTAG